In the genome of Thermococcus sp., one region contains:
- a CDS encoding peroxiredoxin, with translation MVVIGEKFPEVEVKTTHGVIKLPDYFAEKGKWFILFSHPADFTPVCTTEFYAMQKRLDKFRELGVEPIGLSVDQVFSHIKWMEWIKENLGVEIEFPVIADDRGELADKLGMIPSGATITARAVFIVDDKGIIRAIVYYPAEVGRDWDEILRLVKALKISDEKGVALPHKWPENELIGDKVIVPPASTIEEVKQREEAKAKGEIECYDWWFCYKKLE, from the coding sequence ATGGTCGTCATAGGAGAAAAGTTCCCAGAGGTTGAGGTCAAGACCACCCACGGAGTGATAAAGCTCCCCGACTACTTCGCTGAGAAGGGCAAGTGGTTCATACTCTTCAGCCACCCGGCTGACTTCACCCCGGTCTGTACAACCGAGTTCTATGCCATGCAGAAGAGGCTTGACAAGTTCAGGGAGCTCGGCGTTGAGCCGATTGGACTGAGCGTTGACCAGGTCTTCAGCCACATCAAGTGGATGGAGTGGATAAAGGAGAACCTCGGTGTCGAGATTGAGTTCCCAGTTATAGCCGACGACCGCGGTGAGCTCGCCGACAAGCTCGGCATGATTCCGAGCGGCGCCACCATTACCGCTAGGGCTGTCTTCATAGTTGACGACAAGGGTATCATAAGGGCCATCGTCTACTACCCGGCCGAGGTCGGCAGGGACTGGGACGAGATACTCAGGCTCGTCAAGGCCCTTAAGATAAGTGATGAGAAGGGTGTCGCTCTGCCACACAAGTGGCCCGAGAACGAGCTCATCGGTGACAAAGTCATCGTCCCACCGGCCAGCACTATCGAGGAGGTCAAGCAGCGCGAGGAAGCAAAGGCCAAGGGCGAAATCGAGTGCTACGACTGGTGGTTCTGCTACAAGAAGCTCGAGTGA